A section of the Malus sylvestris chromosome 17, drMalSylv7.2, whole genome shotgun sequence genome encodes:
- the LOC126610196 gene encoding auxin-responsive protein IAA1-like, which yields MSPEVKQQSPAGLNYDETKLTLGLPGSGSKRGFSETVDLSLGSSSSSSSGARVECCDQGCVDDGGITTHKAPAAKAQVVGWPPVRVSRKNLMKSCKYVKVAVDGAPYLRKVDLEMYNSYQQLLGALEDMFSFLTIRNCLNESKLMDPANGVEYVPTYEDRDGDWMLVGDVPWKMFVETCKRLRLMKSSEAIGLAPSTPPRCRSTN from the exons ATGTCACCGGAAGTTAAGCAGCAGTCGCCGGCCGGACTGAACTACGACGAGACCAAGCTGACCTTAGGGTTGCCTGGTTCGGGCTCGAAACGTGGATTTTCAGAGACCGTTGATCTTAGTCTTGGGAGCTCAAGCTCATCATCGTCAGGAGCAAGGGTGGAATGTTGTGATCAAGGTTGTGTTGATGATGGTGGGATCACTACTCATAAGGCTCCAGCTGCAAA GGCACAAGTGGTTGGTTGGCCACCGGTCAGAGTTTCAAGGAAGAACTTGATGAAGAGCTGCAAGTATGTGAAAGTGGCAGTTGATGGAGCTCCATATCTGCGCAAGGTTGATCTTGAGATGTACAATAGCTATCAGCAGCTTTTGGGTGCTCTTGAGGACATGTTTTCCTTCTTAACCATCC GTAATTGCTTAAATGAGAGCAAGCTTATGGACCCTGCAAATGGAGTGGAATATGTACCAACTTATGAAGACAGAGATGGGGACTGGATGCTGGTGGGAGATGTACCATGGAA AATGTTCGTGGAAACATGCAAGCGACTCCGATTGATGAAAAGCTCGGAGGCGATCGGATTAGCTCCGAGCACGCCTCCGCGATGCAGAAGCACAAATTGA
- the LOC126610194 gene encoding D-glycerate 3-kinase, chloroplastic isoform X1 has product MKMAAVNILSQPWPPTTSLYASNSNINSFYILNNYNNNKSNANNSKLHSYRYSAVSSLNGPNPPSKLSPMPAQFSKSGSGCSWMQDNSMRHNNSAGSDCGEGPLYSVFPTKPAVVSSVQDLFKFICSGPLIDKLGLTPEAVAESIDKWLSYGLHLCRLFQLNELYLNEPQKVRLYHYYIPVFFWCEDQISQHRSLYKDGDDIPPLVIGFSAPQGCGKTTLVFALGYLFKVTGRKSASISIDDFYLTAEGQAKLREENPGNALLELRGNAGSHDLPFSVEALSALTKLSKQGMKMKLPRYDKSAYSGKGDRADPSTWPEVEGPLTVVLFEGWMLGFKPLPLEVVKGVDPQLETVNKNLEAYYDAWYKFIKAWIIIKIKDPSCVYQWRLQAEIAMREAGNPGMSDDEVKDFVSRYLPAYNAYLPTLYSEGPEGSDSKRLIVVEIDEGRNPILGN; this is encoded by the exons atgAAGATGGCAGCTGTGAACATCTTATCTCAGCCATGGCCGCCCACAACATCTCTCTATGCTTCCAATTCCAATATtaattctttttatattttaaataattataataataataagtccAACGCTAATAACAGTAAATTACATTCTTATCGCTACTCAGCTGTCTCCTCACTCAATGGACCAAACCCACCATCCAAGCTCTCTCCAATGCCCGCCCAATTCTCCAAGTCTG GCAGTGGATGTTCCTGGATGCAAGACAATTCCATGCGTCACAACAATTCTGCCGGCAGTGATTGTGGGGAGGGTCCATTGTATTCTGTGTTTCCTACGAAGCCTGCAGTAGTTTCTTCTGTGCAGGacctttttaaatttatatgctCAGGTCCTTTGATAGACAAATTGGGTCTGACCCCAGAAGCAGTGGCGGAGTCCATTGACAAGTGGTTGTCATATGGGTTGCACCTGTGCCGGCTGTTTCAGCTCAATGAATTATATCTGAACGAGCCTCAGAAAGTTAGGTTGTATCACTACTATATTCCGGTATTTTTTTGGTGTGAGGATCAGATTTCTCAGCACAGATCTTTGTACAAAGATGGAGATGATATTCCACCCCTAGTG ATTGGTTTCAGTGCACCACAAGGTTGTGGAAAGACTACACTTGTCTTTGCTCTTGGTTATCTTTTTAAAGTCACAGGCAG GAAGTCTGCCTCAATATCCATTGATGACTTTTATTTGACAGCAGAGGGTCAG GCTAAACTAAGAGAAGAAAATCCAGGAAATGCACTTTTAGAG TTACGTGGAAATGCAGGCAGTCACGATCTTCCATTCTCTGTTGAAGCATTGTCTGCTCTAACTAAATTAAGTAAACAAG GTATGAAGATGAAGCTACCCCGATATGATAAG TCTGCTTACAGTGGAAAAGGCGACAGGGCTGATCCTTCAACATGGCCAGAGGTTGAAGGGCCACTTACA GTTGTTCTCTTTGAAGGTTGGATGCTTGGCTTCAAACCCCTTCCCTTGGAAGTTGTCAAAGGAGTTGATCCACAG CTAGAGACAGTAAATAAAAATCTTGAAGCGTATTATGATGCATGGTACAAGTTCATTAAAGCATGGATAATTATCAAGATCAAGGACCCGAGCTGTGTCTACCAGTGGCGTTTGCAG GCTGAGATTGCCATGAGAGAGGCAGGGAACCCGGGAATGTCCGACGATGAG GTAAAAGACTTTGTTTCGCGATACTTGCCAGCATACAATGCCTACCTTCCCACCCTTTACTCCGAAGGACCAGAAGGGTCGGACTCAAAGCGCCTCATCGTCGTGGAAATCGATGAGGGAAGGAACCCTATCCTTGGTAACTAG
- the LOC126610194 gene encoding D-glycerate 3-kinase, chloroplastic isoform X2, producing MDQTHHPSSLQCPPNSPSLAHDWSSPLSMFGILLAGSGCSWMQDNSMRHNNSAGSDCGEGPLYSVFPTKPAVVSSVQDLFKFICSGPLIDKLGLTPEAVAESIDKWLSYGLHLCRLFQLNELYLNEPQKVRLYHYYIPVFFWCEDQISQHRSLYKDGDDIPPLVIGFSAPQGCGKTTLVFALGYLFKVTGRKSASISIDDFYLTAEGQAKLREENPGNALLELRGNAGSHDLPFSVEALSALTKLSKQGMKMKLPRYDKSAYSGKGDRADPSTWPEVEGPLTVVLFEGWMLGFKPLPLEVVKGVDPQLETVNKNLEAYYDAWYKFIKAWIIIKIKDPSCVYQWRLQAEIAMREAGNPGMSDDEVKDFVSRYLPAYNAYLPTLYSEGPEGSDSKRLIVVEIDEGRNPILGN from the exons ATGGACCAAACCCACCATCCAAGCTCTCTCCAATGCCCGCCCAATTCTCCAAGTCTG GCTCATGACTGGTCTTCACCTCTTTCTATGTTCGGGATTCTACTTGCAGGCAGTGGATGTTCCTGGATGCAAGACAATTCCATGCGTCACAACAATTCTGCCGGCAGTGATTGTGGGGAGGGTCCATTGTATTCTGTGTTTCCTACGAAGCCTGCAGTAGTTTCTTCTGTGCAGGacctttttaaatttatatgctCAGGTCCTTTGATAGACAAATTGGGTCTGACCCCAGAAGCAGTGGCGGAGTCCATTGACAAGTGGTTGTCATATGGGTTGCACCTGTGCCGGCTGTTTCAGCTCAATGAATTATATCTGAACGAGCCTCAGAAAGTTAGGTTGTATCACTACTATATTCCGGTATTTTTTTGGTGTGAGGATCAGATTTCTCAGCACAGATCTTTGTACAAAGATGGAGATGATATTCCACCCCTAGTG ATTGGTTTCAGTGCACCACAAGGTTGTGGAAAGACTACACTTGTCTTTGCTCTTGGTTATCTTTTTAAAGTCACAGGCAG GAAGTCTGCCTCAATATCCATTGATGACTTTTATTTGACAGCAGAGGGTCAG GCTAAACTAAGAGAAGAAAATCCAGGAAATGCACTTTTAGAG TTACGTGGAAATGCAGGCAGTCACGATCTTCCATTCTCTGTTGAAGCATTGTCTGCTCTAACTAAATTAAGTAAACAAG GTATGAAGATGAAGCTACCCCGATATGATAAG TCTGCTTACAGTGGAAAAGGCGACAGGGCTGATCCTTCAACATGGCCAGAGGTTGAAGGGCCACTTACA GTTGTTCTCTTTGAAGGTTGGATGCTTGGCTTCAAACCCCTTCCCTTGGAAGTTGTCAAAGGAGTTGATCCACAG CTAGAGACAGTAAATAAAAATCTTGAAGCGTATTATGATGCATGGTACAAGTTCATTAAAGCATGGATAATTATCAAGATCAAGGACCCGAGCTGTGTCTACCAGTGGCGTTTGCAG GCTGAGATTGCCATGAGAGAGGCAGGGAACCCGGGAATGTCCGACGATGAG GTAAAAGACTTTGTTTCGCGATACTTGCCAGCATACAATGCCTACCTTCCCACCCTTTACTCCGAAGGACCAGAAGGGTCGGACTCAAAGCGCCTCATCGTCGTGGAAATCGATGAGGGAAGGAACCCTATCCTTGGTAACTAG
- the LOC126610239 gene encoding uncharacterized protein LOC126610239 — protein MSGPSDRRFDLNLVEEAAPPSPDNIWRPSFVSPTGPLTVGDSVMKNDMTAAVVARNLLTPKDNRLLSKRSDELAVKDSLAFSVQCAGSVSNMAQRLFARTRQVESLAAEVMSLKQEIRGLKHENKQLHRLAHDYATNMKRKLDQMKETDGQVLLDHQRFVGLFQRHLLPSSSGAVPRNEAPNDQPLMPPLSRVLSSTEAPNDPPSVPSRSGALPTAETSPKQPL, from the coding sequence atgtctggcccctccgaccgtcgttttgacttgaaccttgttgaagaggcagccccgccttctccagacaacatatggcgcccatccttcgtctcccctactggtcctcttaccgttggggattccgtgatgaagaatgatatgaccgctgcggtggtggccaggaaccttctcactcccaaagataacagactactttccaaacggtctgatgagttagctgttaaggattcgctggctttcagtgttcagtgtgcaggttctgtgtctaatatggcccaacgcctatttgctcgaacccgccaagttgaatcattggcggctgaagtgatgagtctcaaacaggagattagagggctcaagcatgagaataaacagttgcaccggctcgcacatgactatgctacaaacatgaagaggaagcttgaccagatgaaggaaactgatggtcaagttttacttgatcatcagagatttgtgggtttgttccaaagacatttattgccttcgtcttctggggctgtaccgcgtaatgaagctccgaatgatcaacctctgatgcctcctctttctagggttctgtccagtactgaggctccaaatgatcccccttcggtgccttctcgttctggggctctaccgactgctgagacttctcctaagcaacctttgtga